A single window of Granulicella cerasi DNA harbors:
- a CDS encoding ankyrin repeat domain-containing protein, giving the protein MPTRELPARPHLEHLKKQARELLDAAQLHDPEATARLSAVGVDASAPRLADAQHALALEYGFATWAALKLHVALMSGDAIEAFVAAVRAGDADAVLSLLAKHPVLRARLDDALPGFDFDQTALLTAVHQQHRKHIDALLDAGADPNARSRWWAGGFGVLDFATPELAEHLILRGATLDAHSAARLGKLDRLRTMLADDPSLVHARGGDGQTPLHFAANVDVAALLLQHGAEVDARDIDHESTAAQYMAADRERKEVVRLLLDQGATPDIMMAAALGDLTLVERLLRENSDVVRMTVSDTWFPRKNLRAGGVIYMYTFGNTKTPHLIAHEYGHAAVFALLMRHSAPWLQLVVSAEVGDAATMDKLLDQMPDRKPQMHPANARRLVGVAVRNQAEALRLLVEHNWPIDVPLDNGQTALHYAAWHGNLAMVETLLAHGAPVNVFENEHGGSPLAWALHGSLNGWHRDTGDYVGVVKALLNAGANVPKPERPLEATKPVLAALLSHAKKP; this is encoded by the coding sequence ATGCCTACCCGCGAACTTCCCGCACGTCCCCACCTCGAACATCTGAAGAAACAAGCGCGCGAGCTGCTCGACGCCGCGCAGTTGCATGACCCTGAAGCGACGGCTCGTCTCAGCGCTGTCGGCGTCGACGCGTCCGCACCCAGGCTCGCTGACGCGCAGCACGCCTTGGCGCTGGAGTACGGTTTTGCCACATGGGCCGCGCTCAAGCTGCACGTGGCCCTCATGTCCGGGGATGCGATCGAGGCTTTCGTCGCCGCGGTACGCGCGGGCGATGCCGATGCTGTCCTTTCACTGCTGGCAAAACATCCCGTGCTGCGAGCGCGTCTGGATGATGCATTGCCTGGCTTCGACTTCGACCAGACGGCACTGCTGACGGCGGTACATCAGCAACATCGCAAGCACATCGATGCCCTGCTCGACGCCGGTGCTGACCCGAATGCGCGTTCCCGCTGGTGGGCGGGCGGCTTCGGCGTGCTCGACTTCGCGACGCCCGAGCTTGCCGAACATCTGATCCTGCGCGGCGCGACGCTTGATGCGCACTCCGCGGCGCGACTTGGCAAACTGGATAGGCTGCGCACGATGCTGGCGGACGATCCTTCGCTGGTCCATGCTCGCGGCGGCGATGGGCAGACGCCACTGCACTTCGCCGCGAATGTAGACGTGGCCGCATTGCTCCTGCAACACGGCGCAGAAGTGGATGCGCGCGATATCGATCACGAGTCCACGGCAGCGCAGTACATGGCTGCCGATCGCGAACGGAAAGAGGTCGTGCGGCTGCTGCTCGACCAGGGCGCGACGCCCGACATCATGATGGCCGCGGCGCTGGGCGACCTCACGCTCGTCGAGCGGCTCCTTCGAGAAAACTCCGACGTCGTTCGCATGACGGTGAGCGACACCTGGTTCCCTCGCAAGAACCTGCGCGCGGGCGGCGTGATCTACATGTACACCTTCGGCAACACAAAGACGCCGCATCTGATCGCGCACGAGTACGGCCACGCCGCGGTCTTCGCGCTGCTGATGCGGCACAGCGCACCGTGGCTGCAACTCGTCGTTTCAGCTGAGGTCGGCGACGCTGCGACGATGGATAAGCTGCTTGACCAAATGCCGGATCGGAAGCCGCAGATGCATCCGGCCAATGCACGCAGGCTCGTCGGCGTGGCCGTGCGGAACCAGGCCGAGGCGCTGCGGCTACTCGTGGAACACAACTGGCCGATCGATGTTCCGCTGGATAACGGCCAGACTGCGCTGCATTACGCGGCGTGGCATGGAAATCTTGCCATGGTCGAAACGCTGCTCGCCCATGGCGCGCCGGTGAACGTTTTCGAAAACGAGCACGGTGGCAGTCCACTTGCATGGGCGCTGCACGGCTCGCTCAACGGCTGGCACCGCGATACGGGCGACTACGTCGGGGTCGTCAAGGCGCTGCTCAACGCGGGCGCGAATGTCCCGAAGCCCGAGCGTCCGCTGGAAGCGACCAAGCCTGTGCTGGCGGCATTGCTCTCTCACGCAAAGAAGCCATAG
- a CDS encoding DsbA family protein codes for MLRHSAAAVVLSLALAGTAYAQTSVPPNQVSAFHDTSMLKPPAGAKVAILEWEDLECPACGHAFPIVHSAAAHYHIPIVERDFPLQMHIWSKKAALYARYMHDKISPDFALEYRREVFASQFRISSMDDLESFTRTYMQKGGKQLPFVVDPDGKLQKEIDADFNLGVQLNITETPTIIVATAHHWIQVKDVSQLYTAIDQANALAAKEGPATPAKAPVARKK; via the coding sequence ATGCTTCGTCACTCCGCCGCCGCCGTCGTCCTGTCGCTTGCTCTAGCCGGTACTGCCTATGCGCAGACGTCGGTGCCGCCGAACCAGGTATCCGCGTTCCATGACACCTCGATGCTGAAGCCGCCCGCAGGTGCGAAGGTCGCGATCCTCGAGTGGGAGGACCTGGAGTGCCCGGCCTGCGGACACGCGTTCCCGATCGTCCACTCCGCGGCCGCGCACTATCACATCCCCATCGTGGAGCGTGACTTCCCGCTGCAGATGCACATCTGGTCGAAGAAAGCTGCGCTCTACGCGCGCTACATGCACGACAAGATTTCGCCCGACTTTGCGCTGGAGTATCGCCGCGAGGTGTTCGCCTCACAGTTCCGCATCTCGTCGATGGACGACCTCGAATCCTTCACCCGCACCTACATGCAAAAGGGCGGCAAGCAGCTTCCCTTCGTCGTAGACCCGGATGGCAAGCTGCAGAAGGAGATCGACGCGGACTTCAATCTCGGCGTTCAGCTGAACATCACCGAGACGCCGACGATCATCGTCGCCACGGCCCACCACTGGATCCAGGTGAAGGACGTTTCGCAGCTCTACACGGCGATCGACCAGGCGAACGCGCTGGCCGCCAAGGAAGGCCCCGCAACGCCCGCCAAGGCACCGGTGGCCAGGAAGAAGTAA
- a CDS encoding radical SAM protein, which yields MSTETQPVEASQPAVKAAPGETPFQRKMTARRRLIAASRRFRELGSIASALASTSHPYMAHIVPMRRCNLACTYCNEYDDVSKPTPIDEMLRRIDHLGRLGTSVITISGGEPLLHPELDQVIARIRKTDAIAGMITNGYLLMPERIQQLNKAGLDHMQISIDNVMPDEVSKKSLKVLDKKLQMLAEHADFHVNINSVVGGGIANPEDALQISKRALALGFSSTIGIIHDGSGQLKPLGERERKVWDEVRQLTRRSYSRFNHFQEAIANGLPNDWRCRAGSRYIYVCENGLVHYCSQQRGFPGVPIAEYTTEDVKREFLTEKSCAPNCTISCVHQVSYIDHWRAPQHTTITPGGHGHGESELVQIQ from the coding sequence ATGTCGACCGAAACGCAGCCCGTCGAAGCCTCCCAGCCTGCCGTGAAAGCGGCTCCTGGCGAAACGCCTTTTCAGCGCAAGATGACCGCACGTCGCCGTCTCATCGCGGCCTCGCGTCGTTTCCGCGAACTCGGCTCGATCGCCAGCGCGCTGGCCTCGACCTCGCACCCGTACATGGCGCACATCGTGCCGATGCGTCGTTGCAACCTCGCCTGCACCTACTGCAACGAGTACGACGACGTCTCCAAGCCGACGCCGATTGACGAGATGCTGCGCCGCATCGACCACCTCGGTCGCCTCGGCACCTCGGTGATCACGATCTCCGGCGGCGAACCGCTGCTGCACCCTGAGCTCGATCAGGTGATCGCGCGCATCCGCAAGACCGACGCCATCGCTGGCATGATCACCAACGGCTATCTGCTGATGCCCGAGCGCATTCAGCAGTTGAACAAGGCCGGGCTCGACCACATGCAGATCTCCATCGACAACGTGATGCCCGATGAGGTGTCGAAGAAATCGCTGAAGGTTCTGGACAAGAAGCTGCAGATGCTCGCCGAGCACGCCGACTTCCACGTAAACATCAACTCGGTGGTCGGCGGCGGCATCGCGAACCCCGAAGACGCGCTGCAGATTTCCAAGCGCGCGTTGGCGCTCGGCTTCAGCTCCACCATCGGCATCATTCACGACGGCTCTGGCCAGTTGAAGCCGCTGGGCGAGCGCGAGCGCAAGGTTTGGGACGAAGTCCGTCAGCTCACGCGTCGCAGCTACTCGCGCTTCAACCACTTCCAGGAAGCGATCGCGAACGGCCTGCCGAACGACTGGCGTTGCCGCGCGGGTTCGCGCTACATCTACGTCTGCGAAAACGGCCTGGTGCATTATTGCTCGCAACAGCGCGGCTTCCCCGGCGTGCCGATTGCGGAGTACACGACCGAAGATGTGAAGCGCGAGTTCCTCACGGAGAAATCCTGCGCGCCGAACTGCACCATCTCCTGCGTGCATCAGGTCAGCTACATCGACCACTGGCGCGCGCCGCAGCACACGACGATCACGCCCGGCGGCCATGGCCACGGCGAGTCAGAACTGGTTCAGATCCAGTAG
- the rmuC gene encoding DNA recombination protein RmuC, translating to MLFALAALEIVTFIAVVVLLLRRPANAATADPRLEALITADLPGQLARLDAKFASTEQHLRAEVGGLRREASEDAARLRSQTETAHRELRTEVQGSIQTLGTTLNDGLTSFRADNKTDAETLRKNVEGQLASLQQRLVGFTSETTRTLSDSREALHTRLNELSAAQVAEQSKLRDAMQQRLDKLNEDNAAKLEQMRATVDEKLQATLHTRLTESFGAVTEQLASVHKGLGEMTTLATGVGDLKRVLSNVKSRGIVGEFFLGQQLEQMFSPDQYEVNARIKPNTQESVEFALKVPNGPDSTVLLALDSKFPVEDWERLEDAYENGNDEDRKKASTAFERAIRNEGKRICEKYIDPPATLPFAIMYLPTEALYAEVMRRPGLHAEVQQQCNVVIAGPSAFTMILTSFQLVFRTVKFQKNLHDVHSVFQKAQTEFEKFGGLMEKVEKQVGTVQNTLGEISRKTKTVNRAFKNVNKLDMGTPLVGDTVGQNVLQLLSASEDEETPEE from the coding sequence ATGCTCTTTGCCCTTGCCGCTTTGGAAATCGTCACGTTCATCGCAGTAGTCGTACTGCTGCTGCGCAGGCCCGCAAATGCCGCCACGGCCGACCCGCGCCTCGAGGCGTTGATCACCGCAGACCTGCCGGGTCAGCTGGCACGACTCGACGCGAAGTTTGCCAGCACCGAGCAGCATCTGCGTGCAGAAGTCGGCGGCCTGCGCCGCGAGGCCAGCGAGGACGCCGCCCGCCTGCGTTCGCAGACGGAGACCGCTCACCGCGAGCTACGCACCGAGGTGCAGGGCAGCATCCAAACGCTGGGCACGACGCTGAACGACGGCCTCACGAGCTTCCGCGCGGACAACAAGACCGACGCCGAGACGCTGCGCAAAAACGTCGAAGGCCAGCTGGCCTCGCTGCAGCAGCGGCTGGTCGGCTTCACGTCGGAAACGACGCGTACCTTGAGCGACAGCCGCGAAGCGCTGCATACACGCCTCAACGAACTTTCCGCCGCGCAGGTGGCCGAGCAGAGCAAACTGCGCGACGCCATGCAGCAGCGCCTCGATAAGCTGAACGAAGACAACGCCGCGAAGCTCGAGCAGATGCGCGCGACGGTGGATGAAAAGCTGCAGGCGACGTTGCATACGCGGCTTACGGAGAGCTTCGGCGCGGTCACCGAACAACTGGCCTCGGTGCACAAGGGGTTGGGTGAGATGACCACGCTGGCGACCGGCGTCGGCGACCTGAAGCGCGTGCTGTCGAACGTGAAGTCGCGCGGCATCGTTGGTGAGTTCTTCCTCGGTCAGCAGCTCGAGCAGATGTTTTCGCCCGACCAGTACGAGGTGAACGCGCGCATCAAGCCGAACACGCAGGAATCCGTGGAATTTGCGCTCAAGGTGCCGAACGGCCCGGATTCCACGGTGCTGCTCGCTCTCGACTCCAAGTTCCCGGTCGAAGACTGGGAGCGCCTGGAAGACGCTTACGAGAACGGCAACGACGAAGACCGCAAGAAGGCTTCGACGGCCTTCGAGCGCGCGATCCGCAACGAAGGCAAGCGTATCTGCGAAAAGTACATCGATCCGCCAGCCACGCTGCCGTTCGCGATCATGTATCTGCCCACGGAGGCGCTCTACGCCGAGGTCATGCGGCGCCCGGGACTCCATGCCGAGGTGCAGCAGCAGTGCAACGTGGTCATCGCCGGCCCGTCGGCGTTCACGATGATCCTGACGAGTTTCCAACTCGTCTTCCGCACCGTGAAATTCCAGAAAAACCTGCACGACGTGCACTCGGTTTTCCAGAAGGCGCAGACGGAGTTCGAAAAGTTTGGCGGGCTGATGGAGAAGGTCGAAAAGCAGGTGGGCACGGTGCAGAATACGCTCGGCGAGATCAGCCGCAAGACGAAGACCGTCAACCGCGCGTTCAAGAACGTCAACAAGCTGGACATGGGTACGCCGCTGGTGGGCGACACCGTGGGGCAGAATGTGTTGCAACTGCTCTCTGCCAGCGAGGACGAAGAAACCCCGGAAGAATAA
- a CDS encoding alpha/beta fold hydrolase, whose amino-acid sequence MAFLTVGKENNADIQIYYEDRGTGKPVLLIHGWPLSGASWEKQIAALLAAGYRVITYDRRGFGKSSQPSEGYDYNTMAQDTAKLIEALDLKDLTIVGFSMGGGEVARYLGKYDTGRVSKAVFMSSIAPALRKDGSNPDGVDPSVFEEIKQNIEKDRYKFLAGFLKNFYSKKLVGGTDISDEAIHASFGVAAGSYYPGMLACVDAWLEDFREDLRQIKVPTLVIHGDDDLILPIDSTGKRVSEFVPQAKLVVIEGGPHGLNWTHATEVNTALLEFLK is encoded by the coding sequence ATGGCATTCCTGACCGTCGGCAAAGAGAACAACGCAGACATCCAGATTTATTACGAAGACCGCGGCACCGGTAAGCCTGTGCTGCTCATCCACGGCTGGCCGCTGAGCGGCGCCTCGTGGGAGAAGCAGATCGCTGCGCTGCTCGCAGCCGGTTACCGCGTCATCACGTACGATCGCCGCGGCTTCGGCAAGTCCTCGCAGCCCAGCGAAGGCTACGACTACAACACGATGGCGCAGGACACCGCCAAGCTGATCGAAGCGCTCGACCTGAAGGACCTGACGATCGTCGGCTTCTCCATGGGCGGCGGCGAGGTGGCGCGCTACCTCGGCAAGTACGACACCGGTCGCGTTTCGAAGGCGGTCTTCATGTCGTCCATCGCGCCCGCGCTGCGCAAGGACGGCAGCAACCCCGACGGCGTCGATCCCTCGGTCTTTGAAGAGATCAAGCAGAACATCGAGAAGGACCGCTACAAGTTCCTGGCGGGCTTCCTCAAGAACTTCTACTCGAAGAAGCTGGTCGGCGGTACGGACATCTCCGACGAGGCGATCCACGCGAGTTTCGGCGTCGCTGCGGGTTCGTACTACCCCGGCATGTTGGCATGCGTGGATGCGTGGCTCGAGGACTTCCGCGAAGACCTCCGGCAGATCAAGGTGCCGACGCTGGTGATCCACGGCGACGACGATCTGATTCTGCCGATCGACAGTACCGGCAAGCGCGTCAGCGAGTTCGTGCCTCAGGCCAAGCTCGTGGTGATTGAAGGCGGCCCGCACGGCCTGAACTGGACGCACGCGACGGAAGTGAACACAGCGCTGCTTGAGTTCTTGAAGTAG
- a CDS encoding acyl carrier protein, whose translation MAAVDEKVKQIIVEQLQVDEAEVTPGASFQEDLGADSLDVVELVMQFEEAFDIQIPDEDAEKIKTVKDAVDYIEKNKK comes from the coding sequence ATGGCAGCCGTTGACGAGAAGGTCAAACAGATTATTGTGGAACAGCTTCAGGTGGATGAAGCAGAAGTCACGCCTGGCGCGAGCTTCCAGGAAGACCTCGGCGCCGATTCGCTCGACGTGGTCGAGCTCGTGATGCAGTTCGAAGAAGCCTTTGACATCCAGATCCCGGACGAAGACGCCGAGAAGATCAAGACCGTCAAGGACGCAGTCGACTACATCGAGAAGAACAAGAAGTAA
- the fdhF gene encoding formate dehydrogenase subunit alpha, producing MSHASSKSLMSKPLMNTPRPFAPNTTLTIDGISVVAEIGEPLIDAINRASEMRHATPIPQVCYLKPMGAIGSCDTCMVEQNGELVRSCERRVTADATILTASQRADAAQREAFDRLLVNHDLYCTVCDNNNQNCTMHNTTADLHVVHQTVPFTPKPYEKDMSNPFYRYDPDQCIACGRCVEACQNVQVNETLTIDWSRSRPRVMWDGGETIDGSSCVSCGHCVTVCPCNALMEKGMLGKAGYLTNLPQDALDDMIAAVKGVEPSTGYPAILALSEVESQLRPQRVKRTKTVCTYCGVGCSFDIWTRDREILKIEPMHGAANGISTCVKGKFGWDFVNSPDRLRKPLKRVGNTFVEIEWDEAIGIVAEQFTKIKQEHGPDALGFIASSKCTNEESYLMMKLARAVVGTNNIDNCSRYCQTPASKGLSRTMGIGGDTGSIADIERADLVLIIGSNTSESHPVLATRVKRSHKHRGQRLIVADLRKHEMAERADLFVRPNPSTDEVWLQAVTKHLIDTGRHNQEFIDKWVQKWPEYKASLEPYTLEYAEQVTGIPVAQLKQIADEIAAAKNGVCVLWAMGVTQHCGGSDTSTSICNMLLATGNVKKPGAGAYPLRGHNNVQGASDFGSMPDVFSGYQKVSSAEIRGKFEAAWNVTLPVTTGLDNRQMIHAILEGKLRSMYIKGEDTITSDANANEVEEALSKLDFLVVQDIFFSETCKYADLVLPASPSLEKEGTFVNTERRIQRLYQVFEPLADSKPDWEIIQLIAERMGGAGGWSYAHPSEVMDEAAKLTPHFAGVSYERLEGYKTLQWPVAEDGTDSPILYADEKPFALEDGKATFWPLEYVPPSEQLTDTYDLHLNNGRALEHFEQGNMTYRVPGINAITPEMWLEISPELAEERGITTGRFVKLESPYGQIRAKVLVTHRVEGRQMYLPMISIENPVNRLTSSHVDRTTHTPAYKELSVKMTPLPQQGESPLPRRNFRFGQRTPTSGVEVELKRERADYHMPGSRPQQAQLVQIETTKSA from the coding sequence ATGTCGCACGCATCCTCTAAGTCGCTGATGAGCAAGCCGCTGATGAACACGCCTCGGCCCTTCGCGCCGAATACCACGCTCACCATTGACGGCATTAGCGTTGTAGCGGAGATAGGCGAGCCGCTTATCGATGCCATCAATCGCGCATCAGAGATGCGCCACGCGACGCCGATTCCGCAGGTCTGTTATCTCAAGCCGATGGGCGCCATCGGTTCTTGCGATACCTGCATGGTCGAGCAGAACGGCGAGCTCGTGCGCTCCTGCGAAAGGCGCGTGACGGCGGACGCCACGATTCTCACCGCAAGCCAGCGCGCCGACGCTGCGCAACGCGAAGCCTTCGATCGCCTGCTGGTGAACCACGACCTCTACTGCACGGTCTGCGACAACAACAACCAGAACTGCACCATGCACAACACGACCGCCGATCTGCATGTCGTGCATCAGACCGTGCCCTTCACACCGAAGCCCTACGAGAAGGACATGTCGAACCCCTTCTACCGCTACGATCCGGACCAGTGCATTGCCTGCGGTCGTTGCGTGGAGGCCTGCCAGAACGTGCAGGTGAACGAAACGCTGACTATCGATTGGAGCCGCTCGCGCCCGCGCGTGATGTGGGATGGCGGCGAAACGATCGATGGCTCAAGCTGCGTCAGTTGCGGCCACTGCGTCACGGTCTGCCCCTGCAATGCGCTCATGGAAAAGGGAATGCTCGGCAAAGCAGGCTATCTGACGAACCTGCCGCAAGACGCACTCGATGACATGATCGCCGCCGTGAAGGGCGTGGAGCCTTCGACGGGCTATCCTGCGATTCTTGCGCTGAGCGAGGTCGAATCGCAGCTTCGTCCGCAGCGTGTGAAGCGCACCAAGACGGTGTGCACCTACTGCGGCGTGGGATGCTCCTTCGACATCTGGACGCGCGATCGAGAGATCCTCAAAATCGAACCGATGCACGGTGCGGCGAACGGCATCTCGACGTGCGTGAAGGGCAAGTTTGGCTGGGACTTCGTCAACTCGCCCGATCGTCTGCGCAAGCCGCTGAAGCGTGTCGGCAATACCTTCGTGGAGATCGAGTGGGACGAGGCCATCGGCATCGTCGCGGAGCAGTTTACGAAGATCAAACAGGAGCATGGGCCCGATGCGCTGGGCTTCATCGCAAGCTCGAAGTGCACGAACGAAGAGAGCTACCTGATGATGAAGCTGGCTCGTGCGGTGGTCGGCACGAACAACATCGATAACTGCTCGCGCTACTGCCAGACGCCCGCCAGCAAAGGGCTTTCGCGCACGATGGGCATCGGCGGCGACACCGGCTCAATCGCCGACATCGAACGCGCAGACCTCGTCCTGATCATCGGCTCGAATACCTCCGAAAGCCATCCCGTGCTCGCGACGCGCGTGAAGCGTTCGCACAAGCACCGCGGCCAGCGGTTGATCGTCGCTGATCTGCGCAAGCATGAGATGGCCGAACGCGCAGACCTCTTCGTGCGTCCCAACCCCTCGACCGATGAGGTGTGGCTTCAGGCGGTGACCAAACACCTCATCGACACCGGCCGCCACAACCAGGAGTTCATCGACAAGTGGGTGCAGAAGTGGCCGGAATACAAGGCGTCGCTCGAGCCCTATACGCTGGAGTATGCCGAGCAGGTGACGGGTATCCCCGTCGCGCAGCTTAAGCAGATTGCCGATGAAATCGCCGCGGCGAAGAATGGCGTTTGCGTGCTCTGGGCGATGGGCGTCACGCAGCATTGCGGCGGCTCGGACACCTCGACCTCGATCTGCAACATGCTGCTCGCCACCGGCAATGTGAAGAAGCCCGGTGCGGGCGCCTATCCGCTGCGTGGCCACAACAACGTGCAGGGCGCAAGCGATTTCGGCTCGATGCCCGATGTCTTTTCTGGCTACCAGAAGGTCTCGAGCGCAGAGATCCGCGGCAAGTTCGAGGCTGCATGGAACGTCACGCTGCCGGTCACGACAGGCCTCGACAATCGCCAGATGATCCACGCGATCCTCGAAGGCAAGCTGCGCTCGATGTACATCAAGGGTGAGGACACGATCACCTCGGACGCGAACGCGAACGAGGTGGAAGAGGCGTTGTCCAAGCTCGACTTCCTGGTCGTACAGGACATCTTCTTCTCGGAGACCTGCAAGTACGCCGACCTGGTGTTGCCTGCTTCGCCATCGCTCGAAAAGGAGGGCACCTTCGTCAACACCGAGCGCCGCATTCAGCGCTTGTATCAAGTCTTCGAGCCGCTCGCCGACTCCAAGCCCGACTGGGAGATTATTCAGCTCATCGCGGAGCGCATGGGCGGCGCAGGCGGATGGAGCTACGCGCATCCCTCCGAGGTGATGGACGAAGCCGCCAAGCTCACGCCGCACTTCGCGGGCGTCAGCTACGAGCGGCTTGAGGGCTACAAGACGCTGCAGTGGCCGGTGGCCGAGGATGGCACGGACTCGCCGATCCTCTACGCGGACGAGAAGCCCTTCGCGCTCGAAGACGGCAAGGCCACCTTCTGGCCGTTGGAGTACGTTCCGCCTTCGGAGCAGTTGACCGACACCTACGATCTGCATCTGAACAACGGTCGCGCGCTCGAGCACTTCGAGCAGGGCAACATGACCTACAGGGTGCCGGGCATCAACGCGATCACGCCCGAGATGTGGCTGGAGATTTCGCCCGAGCTGGCCGAGGAGCGCGGCATCACCACGGGCCGCTTCGTCAAGCTCGAAAGCCCCTACGGACAGATCCGCGCCAAGGTGCTGGTCACGCACCGCGTCGAGGGCCGACAGATGTACTTGCCGATGATCTCCATCGAGAATCCGGTGAATCGCCTGACGAGTTCGCATGTGGACCGCACGACGCATACGCCTGCCTATAAGGAGCTTTCGGTGAAGATGACGCCGCTTCCTCAGCAGGGTGAGTCGCCGCTGCCTCGCCGCAACTTCCGCTTCGGCCAGCGCACGCCTACGAGCGGCGTCGAAGTGGAGCTCAAGCGGGAGCGTGCGGATTATCACATGCCTGGCTCGCGTCCGCAGCAGGCCCAACTCGTTCAGATTGAAACCACGAAGTCCGCGTAG
- the fabF gene encoding beta-ketoacyl-ACP synthase II produces MQRRVVVTGLGLICGVGNTAPEVWDGLMAGKSGMAEIKAFDLTGHPVTFAAEVKDFDPHVFVDKKEARKMGRFIHFAMAASAEAMRQSGLVVDSSNDERVGVHIGSGIGGFDVIEREHTALMNGGPRKISPFFIPASIVNLAAGHVSIKYGAKGPNEATATACTSSAHSIGDAFRIIQRGDADAMIAGGTEGAITPMGVGGFAAMKALSTRNDDPTHACRPWDKDRDGFVVGEGAGILILEELEFAKARGANILAEVIGYGMSADAFHMTGMAPEGEGCFRAMSNAIKSAGISPDKIDYVNAHATSTPLGDAMESQAIENVFGERAKSHTLLVSSTKSMTGHLLGGAGGLEAGITIMAMQHQIAPPTMNLENVDPVCRLNYVPNKPQAAKIDYALSNSFGFGGTNGSLVFKRWGAE; encoded by the coding sequence ATGCAACGACGCGTCGTCGTCACCGGCCTCGGATTGATTTGCGGGGTCGGCAATACTGCGCCCGAAGTTTGGGACGGCCTGATGGCCGGCAAGAGCGGCATGGCCGAGATCAAGGCCTTCGACCTGACCGGTCACCCGGTCACGTTTGCTGCTGAAGTGAAGGATTTCGATCCGCACGTGTTTGTGGACAAGAAGGAAGCCCGCAAGATGGGCCGCTTCATCCACTTCGCGATGGCTGCGTCCGCAGAAGCGATGCGCCAGTCGGGCCTCGTAGTCGACTCGTCGAACGATGAGCGCGTGGGCGTGCACATCGGCTCCGGCATCGGCGGCTTCGACGTCATTGAGCGCGAGCACACTGCGCTGATGAACGGCGGCCCCCGTAAGATTTCCCCGTTCTTCATCCCCGCGTCGATCGTGAACCTGGCCGCTGGCCACGTTTCGATCAAGTACGGCGCGAAGGGCCCGAACGAAGCGACGGCGACGGCTTGCACCTCGTCGGCGCACTCCATCGGCGATGCGTTCCGCATCATCCAGCGCGGCGACGCCGACGCGATGATCGCAGGCGGCACCGAAGGCGCGATCACCCCGATGGGTGTCGGCGGCTTCGCGGCCATGAAGGCGCTCTCCACGCGCAACGACGACCCGACGCACGCCTGCCGCCCCTGGGACAAGGACCGCGACGGTTTTGTCGTGGGCGAAGGCGCAGGCATCCTGATCCTCGAAGAGCTTGAGTTTGCCAAGGCACGTGGCGCGAACATCCTGGCGGAAGTCATCGGCTACGGCATGAGCGCGGACGCGTTCCACATGACGGGCATGGCGCCCGAGGGCGAAGGCTGCTTCCGTGCGATGAGCAATGCGATCAAGTCGGCGGGCATCTCGCCGGACAAGATTGACTATGTGAACGCGCACGCGACCTCGACGCCGCTCGGCGACGCGATGGAGTCGCAGGCGATCGAGAATGTCTTCGGCGAGCGCGCCAAGAGCCACACGCTGCTGGTGTCGTCGACCAAGTCGATGACGGGCCATCTGCTCGGCGGCGCTGGCGGACTCGAAGCAGGCATCACGATCATGGCGATGCAGCACCAGATCGCTCCCCCGACGATGAACCTCGAGAACGTGGACCCGGTCTGCCGCCTGAACTACGTGCCGAACAAGCCACAGGCTGCGAAGATCGACTACGCGCTGTCGAACAGCTTCGGTTTCGGCGGCACGAACGGCTCGCTGGTCTTCAAGCGCTGGGGCGCGGAATAA
- a CDS encoding DUF1641 domain-containing protein translates to MAVPIAFKPAPIDPREELMKQLEAAPREHAEALLELLQVLQVAHDNGTLGLVHGVIGGRDAIATEVAKGVKKPESIAAIRNAIALAKIAGMLDPDLLQRITENMQQASDEAAAEPEPPSLWQIFRRATSRDARRGMGLGVRMLAAFGKATSAQKR, encoded by the coding sequence ATGGCTGTCCCTATCGCGTTCAAACCCGCTCCGATCGATCCTCGCGAAGAGTTGATGAAGCAGCTCGAGGCCGCGCCGCGCGAACACGCCGAGGCGCTCCTGGAGCTGCTGCAGGTGCTGCAGGTCGCGCACGACAACGGCACGCTCGGGCTGGTGCACGGCGTCATCGGTGGTCGCGACGCCATTGCAACCGAAGTGGCTAAGGGCGTGAAGAAGCCCGAGTCCATTGCGGCCATCCGCAATGCGATCGCGCTGGCCAAGATCGCCGGCATGTTGGACCCCGACTTGCTGCAGCGGATCACCGAAAACATGCAGCAGGCGAGCGACGAAGCTGCTGCGGAGCCGGAGCCGCCAAGCCTCTGGCAGATCTTCCGCCGCGCCACCTCCAGGGACGCGCGACGCGGCATGGGGCTAGGCGTGCGGATGCTCGCCGCCTTCGGAAAGGCCACAAGCGCGCAGAAGCGGTAG